A region of the Jaculus jaculus isolate mJacJac1 chromosome 10, mJacJac1.mat.Y.cur, whole genome shotgun sequence genome:
gcttagtggttaagcgcttgcctgtgaagcctaaggaccccagttcgaggctcggttccccaggtcccacgttagccagatgcacaagggggcgcacgcgtctggagttcgtttgcagaggctggaagccctggcgcgcccattctctccctctccctctatctgtctttctgtctgtgtctgttgctctcaaataaataaattaaaaaaaaaattaaaaaaaaaaaagaccatcacTCTACTGGATGAGCAGGGGGAACAATTAAACCACATAGAAGAAGGCATggaccaaataaataaagacatgagAGAGGCCGAGAAGACTTTGACAGAACTCAACAAGTGCTGTGGACTCTGCATATGCCCTTGTAATCGAACAAAGAACTTTGAATCTGGAAAGGCCTATAAGGCAACGTGGGGAGATGGTGGAGGCAATTCACCTAACAGTGTTGTTTCAAAGCAACCAGGCCGAGTAACCAATGGTCAACCTCAGCAGACCTCCACAGGAGCAGCTAGCGGTGGATACATTAAACGCATAACTAATGATGCTAAAGAAGATGAGATGGAAGAAAACCTGACTCAAGTGGGCAGTATCCTTGGAAATCTAAAGAACATGGCTCTGGATATGGGCAATGAAACTGATGCACAAAATCAACAAGTACAGCGGATCACAGAAAAGGCCAACACCAACAAAGATCGTATCGACACTGCCAATACAAGAGCAAAGAAACTCATTGACAGCTAAGGCTTCTGCTGTACTGGTTTACCAGTTCTTcagttttcttgcttttcttcctgTCATCAACTTTTCAGAGTTTGAAATTTATGTTCCCACAGTCTTCTAATGGAAGACAGTGTGAAAGAAGCACCAGAGGAGTAACAAGCTCcaaacctttttattttctgtgtcttttgAGGGTAGACTACTGCTCAGCTTTCGTTAGACTATTTTCTTTCTCGTCATGTACTCTTTGACTGCTACTGTACATCTCCACAGTGTCTTCATCCTCTTCACTTCAGTAGGTTCTTTTGTTCTTGAGATTTGGAGGCATTGCCAAAGATAGCCACAAGAAAGGCAGCTTTGGGAGTGGCTTTCTGATTACTTTGGTAAAGGACAAGAATAAGGAGTGAGATGGTTATCACCTCAGCAAAaacccactcccccaccccaacacaaaGTTACATGGCCACAATGATGATCtagttggtttattttattttatttttatttttatgtcaggtctcactctagcccaggctgacctgaaattccctatgtagtctcaggctggcctctaactcacagcgatccttctacctcggcctcctgagttctggaattaaaggcatgcatcaccacgcccagctattttttacaTTAAGTTACAATTTTTGTCACGTAAGGCAAATGCTTTGTTTGCTTTGGAGCTtttatacataatattttttgtAATAAATTGTTATTTTACAACCTCTGCTCCAAAGAGAATGGGTTTTCTTAAAGTAAACTTACTTTCTTAAATCTCAGTgattcatatatatgcatatatgtatgtgtatatatacatatatacatacacacacacacatatatatatatatacacacacacacacacacacacacacacacagattctgTGATCCTATTACGTAATGCACATTCAGGAACTTTGTacaatactttttttattttcacattattaGTAGTTTTATGGCCCATTATAGGTCTGTTAAGCTAATAAAATTATCTGAAGAAAAACTGTAAATAATTCCTAAGTATAACATTAGAATTTCTAAAGCAGGATTAAAGAAGTTTTGGAAGAGTATATCAGGTGAATTCAGATTTACCTCAATGCTACAGAGTAGATTTAGATAGGAAAAAGGAAACTTAATTTTGGTCTcaggtagaaaaatagattacttTTTTATGTAGTATTTGACATTTGAAACCACAATCTattgttactgattttttttaaaaattctgcctTTGGCTTAATTATTGGTGATAATTACAGTCATCCTCTTTGCCTTGTGTGTTGAACTATGTCTAGAATTGAGTTTATATAGATCCTGAACAGTGTTATCAAAGTTGAATTGGTTATTTGTCACCTTTCTTTAAAAACTAGCATCTGTACACGCCAGAGTTATCAAAGTAGTTTGCTGTGACTAATAACCACTGCTTGATTCTCATAATTAAATTTTGTAAtctttcaaatagaaaaaaaatgggctatggagctaaatagagagtactcaaaagaagaaatatggttgGCGTAtacgcatctaaaaaaatgttctacatccttagtcatcagggaaatgcagattaaaactacattgagattccatctcactcctgtcagattgtctaccatgaaaagaaatgatcataaatgctggcggggatgtggaaaaataggaaccctgtacactgttggtgggaatgcaatctggtccagccattgtggaaatcagtgtggaggttcctaaggcagctaaaaattgatctaccatatgacctagctatagcactcctaggcatatgtcctaaggattcatcccatttccttagaagtacatgctcaaccatgtttattgctgctcaattcataatagctggaaatggaaccagcctagatgtccctcaactgatgagtagataatgaagatgtggcacatttatacaatggagttctactcagcagtaaagaaaaatgaagttaggaaatttgcaggaaaatggatggatctggaaagcattatactaagtgaggtaacccaggcccagaaagccaagtatcacatgttctccctcatatgtggatcctagctacagatgattgggcttctatgtgagaagggaaaaactcagtagcagaggccagtgagttaaaaaggtgatataaagggaagagaaaggaagagaggagggtacttagtaggttggtattgtatgtaaagaatagattaatgggtgtgtgtgtgtgtgtgtgtgtgtgtgtgtgtgaaaaggcccaaattgaggtcaggggaagagattgagtaaaggaaaggtggagggagggctaatcaaaatctaagtggatgaaaataaatcctatggaatcctccggtttcggacaaacactcaggagccatagatcattgttagaaaattttcagtgccggggatatacctccagtgagttgttggccaaggaggtccttgatttcccactaggaatcgatggtaagaccctattgctgaagacgccacatacttgggttgcaaggccactaagaaatcctgctggaactgagctgataacctcctccatgtacaccaggtgacagaaagctggaagaagccattctacatgtagctcaatgggtgaaagagataccatcagtgaagatactcaacagtggacactgcaagccttgtaattggccagccaggccaaatgagccaatgggtgcaatagtggcacgtcttcatggtggaaaccaactgccctccaactggactggaggcccagtccatgggggggaacacatccctgatactgaaaacttaaaacaggagtagtcatgagccctagggttgtaacatctgctgatgtctggaaaaatgtatatactatgcttatcaaactgcccagtaagcacttctcttaatattcatacccttgtattaatgctactctcactttcggtagagaatcttctcttttcagatggcagtgaccttgggatgactcagaaggtatcatagtgctggaaagaaatgactggagtactgagtaacatcttgatcacaccttccaagtctcagggtctaatgtggaagaggtggcagaaagaatgtaagagccaaaggacaagtaggactccttacaacatgctctctccagacataaaatggcctggatatccatgacctcatagtgactgatactacctacacaagaccatcataacagaaagaaaagactatgacatcaaaataaaagagagactgattgcaagggagaggggatatgatggagaattgaatttcaaaggggaaagtgggggttggggagggagggtgttaccatgggatactttttataatcatggaaaatgttaataaaaattgaagaaaaaaaagatgaaaaatgaaaaaaaaagagagactaaaaacagggctggaaagatagcttagcggttaaacgcttgtctgtgaagcctaaggaccccggttccaggctcaattcccctggacccatgttaaccagatgcacaagggggcacacgcgtctggaattcgtttgcagtggctggaggtcctggcatgtccattctttatctgcctttctctttctgtttgttgctctcaaataaataaataaataatgaacaaaaatatttttaaaagagactaAAAACAGACTGGGAAAATATTTTGAAGCATAAATCTGATCAAACATATCCATAATACACACAGAATCctcaaaactaaatattttttttgttcattttttatttatttatttgagagtgacagagagagagagaaagagacagagagagagagagagattgagaacgggcgcgccagggcttccagccactgcaaatgaacttcagatgcatgtgcccccttgtgcatctggctaacgtgggacctggggaaccgagcctcgaaccggggtccttaggcttctcaggcaagcacttaaccactaagccatctctccagcccaaaactaaaTATTTTGACAGATAATTTTAAcccacttcacacacacacacaaaaaaaaactggtaCAGGTACCAAATTAGTACCCAGAATGTTATTCAACATCATTGGTCTTTAAGgaaatataaattcaaaatacAATACACCTATCAGGATGACTGATTCATGAGCATCAACTGCCTCCACATAAACCTCAAGCAGATGCAGCTACAGGAATCTCAGAAAGAACCCTCAACTATTGAAAAGCATGGAGTAGAGACTGAAATAGTAAGCACCCCAAGAGTAGGTTTACAACACTGAGACTGGGAAACCTGAATGTGAATCTGTAATTACAAACCAAAATCTACAAAGAATAGTCAGAGAAGGAGAACACCATGCTAGAGgcatagaaaatattaataaagtttCCCAAATCTAGGGAAAGAGATACCAATACAGGTAAAAGAGATTTATAGGATATCAGATACACAGGACCAGAAAAAGAAATTTCCCTTGTCATATTATagataaaatactaaatatacaGAACAAAGAAGGGTATTGAATATAGCAAAAGAGAAGGGCCAAATCAAATATAAAGGTAGAGTTGAGGGACTTCAGCTAAGTTGCATGATCAAGGTCCTTGGTcattccccagcactgcataaatcaaggtatggtagtacatgcctttaattctagcacaagGGAGGCAAAAGGGCCagaaattcaaggcaatcctcatctacacagcaagttcaagcccagtgtgggctacatgaaaaactgtctcaaaaaacaaaaaaaatttttttttgatttttcagtggaaacttcaaaagccagaagagcttggagtaaTGAATTTCAAGTACTGAGAAGACCATAGTTATCAACCCGAACTGTAAAATCCAGTAAGACTATCTGTTataattgaagaaagaaaaactttccatgaaaaaacaaGCTAAAGAAATTCATGACCAGTAAGCAAACTTTACATAGGATACTGGAAGGAATATTTTGGACTAACAAGAAAGACAAACACATCCAAGAggcttcagggggaaaaaaattatgCTAAGGACAGCTGTTAAGCAAATGAAGTTTAAGACAATAG
Encoded here:
- the LOC123464016 gene encoding synaptosomal-associated protein 23-like isoform X2 produces the protein MDNLSPEEIQLRAHQITAEFLESTRRILGLAIESQDAGIKTITLLDEQGEQLNHIEEGMDQINKDMREAEKTLTELNKCCGLCICPCNRITNDAKEDEMEENLTQVGSILGNLKNMALDMGNETDAQNQQVQRITEKANTNKDRIDTANTRAKKLIDS
- the LOC123464016 gene encoding synaptosomal-associated protein 23-like isoform X1 is translated as MDNLSPEEIQLRAHQITAEFLESTRRILGLAIESQDAGIKTITLLDEQGEQLNHIEEGMDQINKDMREAEKTLTELNKCCGLCICPCNRTKNFESGKAYKATWGDGGGNSPNSVVSKQPGRVTNGQPQQTSTGAASGGYIKRITNDAKEDEMEENLTQVGSILGNLKNMALDMGNETDAQNQQVQRITEKANTNKDRIDTANTRAKKLIDS